The genomic window GTTCGACATGCCCGAGATCATCCTGGACGGCGAGGTCATCGAGGCCGATCCGCCGCGGCGCCTGGTGCAGACCTGGCGGATGCTGATGGACCCGACCACCGGGGCCGAGCCGTTCACCACACTCACCTACGAGATCGAGGAAGCTGGCGCCGGAGTGCAACGGGTCACCATCACCCATGACACGCCAGGCGCCCCAGCCACGGCCGCGATGGTTCGCGGCAGTGCGGAGGCCGGCGCTGAGGGTGGCGGCGGCTGGGCCTGGGTTCTCAGCGATCTCAAGTCGCTGCTGGAGACCGGCAAGATCCTGACCGACGCGTAAGGCCACAGCGAGTCGCAGCGAGGCCAGCCCGTGTCAGATCGGCGCGGGCTGGCACACTTGCCGCGTGAGCGACGGGGAGTTGGAGACGTACAGCCTCGTCGAATTGGCCGTTGAGCGCCTGCGGCGGGACATCCTGAGCGGACGGACCGACCCGGGCGAGCGGCTTGTCGAGGAGCAACTCACCCGGCGGCTCGGGATCAGCCGGGCTCCCCTGCGTGAGGCCCTGCGGCAGCTCTCCGAGCAGGGCCTAGTGGAGCACATCCCCCGCCGTGGCGCCCGGGTCGCCACGCTCTCCGACGACGACGTGCGGGAGCTGTACGAGGTTCGTGACGTGCTGGAACGGCACGCGATCACGGCCACCGCCCCGGGACGTGATCTGGGGCGGCTGCGATCCGCTCTGGACTCGATCCGGATCGCGACCGATGCCGACGACCGGCTCGAACTGGCCAACGCGCACCGGCGGTTCCACGTCGAGGTGGTCGCGCTCAGCGGAAACCGGCAGCTCACCGGACTGTACGAGTCGATCCTGGTGCGGATCCAGCTCTACATGGCGGTGAACATGCGCCGGGAGGCGGAGACCGCGCGGGCACTGGACGGGGTGCTCCGGCACGAGCGGCTGTTCACCGCCGTCGAGCGGGGTGACACGGCCGCGATTCTCGAGGCGCTGAGCGGGCACGGGGCTCGGACCTACCTGAGCTGACAGGCGAACAGCAGGGGCGGCGGCAGGGCAGCCGGGTCCGG from Actinoplanes derwentensis includes these protein-coding regions:
- a CDS encoding SRPBCC domain-containing protein, giving the protein MSDTQVFRIWIKAPAEKIWTAITDPEWNAKYAYAAPQFYDLTKGGRYYSTANQGMKDYAAANGFDMPEIILDGEVIEADPPRRLVQTWRMLMDPTTGAEPFTTLTYEIEEAGAGVQRVTITHDTPGAPATAAMVRGSAEAGAEGGGGWAWVLSDLKSLLETGKILTDA
- a CDS encoding GntR family transcriptional regulator, with the protein product MSDGELETYSLVELAVERLRRDILSGRTDPGERLVEEQLTRRLGISRAPLREALRQLSEQGLVEHIPRRGARVATLSDDDVRELYEVRDVLERHAITATAPGRDLGRLRSALDSIRIATDADDRLELANAHRRFHVEVVALSGNRQLTGLYESILVRIQLYMAVNMRREAETARALDGVLRHERLFTAVERGDTAAILEALSGHGARTYLS